One window from the genome of Streptomyces sp. WZ-12 encodes:
- a CDS encoding ABC transporter permease, whose product MAVVGQVLRSEWTKIRSVRSTVWTLGTAVLVTVVLGVLICTLARKDFDAMPAERRLAFDPTNISFAGMGLGQLAMIVFGVLVVTNEYSTGMIRTSLAAVPRRGMFLFCKVLVATVLVFVVGLVTSFAAFFAGQAALGGHRAHLGDPGVLRAVIGGGLYMTMIALFSMAVATMLRSPMLSLGTLMPFFFLISNILGNVSATRKVGRYLPDQAGSKVMQVVAPVNDQTPYGPWGGFAIMAAWTAAALIAGYVLLARRDA is encoded by the coding sequence ATGGCTGTCGTGGGACAGGTGTTGCGGTCGGAGTGGACCAAGATCCGGTCGGTGCGGTCGACGGTGTGGACGCTGGGCACCGCGGTGCTGGTGACCGTCGTGTTGGGCGTGCTGATCTGCACGCTGGCGCGGAAGGACTTCGATGCGATGCCGGCGGAGCGGCGGTTGGCCTTCGACCCGACCAACATCAGCTTCGCGGGGATGGGGTTGGGGCAGTTGGCGATGATCGTCTTCGGGGTGCTGGTGGTGACGAACGAGTACAGCACGGGGATGATCCGCACGTCGTTGGCGGCGGTGCCGCGGCGCGGGATGTTCCTGTTCTGCAAGGTGCTGGTGGCGACGGTGCTGGTGTTCGTGGTCGGGTTGGTGACCAGCTTCGCGGCGTTCTTCGCGGGGCAGGCGGCGCTCGGCGGTCATCGGGCCCACCTCGGTGACCCGGGGGTGCTGCGGGCGGTGATCGGCGGCGGGCTGTACATGACGATGATCGCGCTGTTCTCGATGGCGGTGGCGACGATGTTGCGGAGCCCGATGTTGTCGCTGGGGACGCTGATGCCGTTCTTCTTCCTGATCTCCAACATCCTGGGGAACGTGTCGGCGACCCGGAAGGTCGGCCGGTACCTCCCGGACCAGGCCGGCTCGAAGGTCATGCAGGTGGTCGCGCCGGTCAACGACCAGACGCCGTACGGGCCGTGGGGCGGGTTCGCGATCATGGCGGCGTGGACGGCGGCGGCGCTGATCGCCGGCTATGTGCTGCTGGCACGGCGGGACGCCTGA
- the nucS gene encoding endonuclease NucS, which yields MRLVIARCSVDYAGRLTAHLPSAPRLILVKADGSVSIHADDRAYKPLNWMSPPCSLKEGDGNVWTVENKGGEKLIITLEEIMHDSSHELGVDPGLIKDGVEAHLQELLADRIETLGEGYSLIRREYPTAIGPVDILCRDADGQTVAVEIKRRGEIDGVEQLTRYLELLNRDPHLAPVKGVFAAQEIKPQARVLATDRGIGCVVLDYDALRGIEDDKLRLF from the coding sequence ATGCGTCTCGTCATCGCCCGCTGCTCCGTGGACTACGCGGGGCGGCTCACCGCTCATCTGCCCTCCGCCCCCCGCCTGATCCTGGTGAAGGCGGACGGCTCCGTCTCCATCCACGCGGACGACCGGGCCTACAAACCCCTGAATTGGATGTCCCCGCCCTGCTCCCTCAAGGAGGGCGACGGCAACGTGTGGACGGTGGAGAACAAGGGCGGCGAGAAGCTCATCATCACCCTTGAGGAGATCATGCACGACTCCTCGCACGAGCTCGGCGTGGACCCCGGGCTGATCAAGGACGGTGTGGAGGCGCACCTCCAGGAGTTGCTCGCCGACCGGATCGAGACACTGGGCGAGGGCTACTCGCTTATTCGGCGTGAATACCCCACTGCCATTGGCCCGGTGGATATCTTGTGCCGGGACGCCGACGGGCAGACCGTCGCCGTCGAGATCAAGCGGCGCGGTGAGATCGACGGCGTCGAGCAGCTCACCCGCTACCTCGAACTCCTCAACCGCGACCCGCACCTGGCCCCGGTGAAGGGGGTCTTCGCAGCTCAGGAAATCAAGCCGCAGGCCCGGGTGTTGGCCACCGACCGCGGCATCGGCTGTGTGGTGCTGGACTACGACGCGCTGCGCGGCATCGAGGACGACAAGCTGCGACTGTTCTGA
- a CDS encoding ABC transporter ATP-binding protein gives MIEAVGLTKRYGPKTAVQNLTFQVRPGTVTGFLGPNGSGKSTTMRMILGLDAPTSGHATIGGRPFRRTPNAARQVGALLDAKAVHGGRSARAHLLSLAQLSGIPAQRVDEVLGVVGLQDVAHRRSKGFSLGMGQRLGIAAALLGDPQVLLFDEPVNGLDPEGILWVRNLMKRLAAEGRTVFVSSHLMSEMALTAEHLIVIGRGQLLADMPVTDFISTHSADFARVRTPGDAPEQREKLVAAVAEAGGAAVPEPDGALRVTGLPLPRISELAHAAEVRLWELSPHQASLEEAYMRMTQGVVDYRSAADQRAGFPPPGGARREHAPGQPPFGMPAPPPNPYAQPDPYAQPVGAPVPPPQGHPYGAPGPYGAPHPYGQQPPAPAPTPSTPFEQGGTPSADQSMPHPQDAR, from the coding sequence ATGATCGAGGCAGTCGGCCTGACAAAGCGCTACGGGCCCAAGACGGCCGTGCAGAACCTGACGTTCCAGGTGCGTCCGGGCACCGTGACCGGCTTTCTCGGGCCCAACGGCTCGGGCAAGTCGACGACGATGCGGATGATCCTGGGCCTCGACGCCCCGACGTCCGGTCACGCCACGATCGGTGGCCGACCGTTCCGCCGGACCCCCAACGCGGCGCGCCAGGTGGGCGCGTTGCTGGACGCGAAGGCGGTGCACGGGGGGCGCAGTGCGCGGGCGCATCTGCTGTCGTTGGCGCAGTTGTCGGGGATTCCGGCGCAGCGGGTCGACGAGGTGCTGGGCGTGGTCGGTCTGCAGGACGTCGCGCACCGGCGGTCGAAGGGGTTCTCGCTGGGGATGGGGCAGCGGCTGGGGATCGCGGCGGCGCTGCTCGGCGATCCGCAGGTGCTGCTCTTCGACGAGCCGGTCAACGGCCTGGACCCGGAGGGCATCCTGTGGGTGCGCAACCTCATGAAGCGGTTGGCGGCCGAGGGCCGCACGGTGTTCGTCTCCTCGCACCTGATGAGTGAGATGGCGCTGACCGCGGAGCACCTGATCGTGATCGGCCGGGGGCAGTTGCTGGCGGACATGCCCGTCACGGACTTCATCTCGACGCACTCCGCGGACTTCGCGCGGGTGCGGACGCCGGGCGACGCGCCGGAACAGCGCGAGAAGCTGGTCGCGGCGGTCGCCGAGGCGGGCGGCGCGGCGGTGCCGGAGCCGGACGGTGCGCTGCGGGTGACCGGGCTGCCGCTGCCGCGGATCAGCGAGCTGGCGCACGCGGCCGAGGTGCGGCTGTGGGAACTCTCCCCGCACCAGGCGTCGTTGGAGGAGGCGTACATGCGGATGACGCAGGGCGTCGTCGACTACCGCTCCGCCGCCGATCAGCGGGCCGGTTTCCCGCCGCCGGGCGGCGCGCGCCGGGAACACGCGCCGGGGCAGCCGCCGTTCGGCATGCCCGCGCCGCCGCCGAATCCGTACGCGCAGCCGGACCCGTACGCGCAGCCCGTGGGCGCCCCGGTGCCGCCGCCGCAGGGTCACCCGTACGGGGCGCCCGGTCCGTACGGCGCGCCCCACCCGTACGGGCAACAACCGCCAGCGCCGGCCCCCACGCCCTCCACTCCGTTCGAGCAGGGCGGAACCCCCTCCGCCGACCAGTCCATGCCGCACCCCCAGGACGCCCGATGA
- a CDS encoding LLM class flavin-dependent oxidoreductase produces MRVGAFILAAQFPGQGQGEALHRAVRSAELAEQAGLDEVWLAEHHFVPYGVCPQATTLAALLLGRTRRIGVGTAVSVLPTQHPVALGEQAALLHLTSEGRFTLGVGRGGPWVDLEVFGAGLDAYDRGFPESLDLLLRWLREPRVGACGERYAFREVAVVPRSSEALTDPDDPDGLTAGPPVVVACTSPPSVRLAAARGLPMLLGMHCGDEEKADMVALWRAAALQAGRDPVEVATAEHVSAGVVQIADDRAAALESLTKAMPGWLRQGLGAHVTVDGRYRAMRDPLAYTELLCELHPVGPPEWCADRLAQTAERTGIRRFALLVEGSGDLAATEENVRRLGVEVLPRLA; encoded by the coding sequence ATGCGTGTTGGGGCCTTCATCCTGGCCGCCCAGTTCCCCGGCCAGGGGCAGGGGGAAGCACTGCACCGCGCAGTGCGGTCCGCGGAGCTCGCGGAGCAGGCCGGGCTCGATGAAGTCTGGCTCGCCGAACACCACTTCGTCCCGTACGGGGTGTGTCCGCAGGCGACGACGCTGGCCGCGCTGTTGCTGGGGCGGACGCGGCGGATCGGGGTGGGGACGGCGGTGAGCGTGCTGCCGACCCAGCATCCGGTGGCGCTCGGCGAGCAGGCGGCGCTGCTGCACCTGACGTCCGAGGGGCGGTTCACGCTCGGTGTCGGGCGGGGCGGTCCCTGGGTGGACCTGGAGGTCTTCGGCGCCGGTCTGGACGCGTACGACCGCGGCTTCCCCGAGTCGCTGGACCTGCTGCTGCGGTGGCTGCGCGAGCCGCGGGTGGGTGCGTGCGGCGAGCGCTATGCCTTCCGGGAGGTGGCGGTGGTGCCGCGGTCGTCCGAGGCGCTCACCGATCCGGACGATCCGGACGGGTTGACGGCCGGGCCGCCGGTGGTGGTGGCGTGCACCTCGCCGCCGTCGGTGCGGCTGGCCGCGGCCCGGGGGTTGCCGATGCTCCTCGGGATGCACTGCGGCGACGAGGAGAAGGCGGACATGGTCGCGCTGTGGCGGGCGGCGGCGCTTCAGGCCGGGCGGGACCCGGTCGAGGTGGCCACGGCCGAGCACGTCTCGGCGGGCGTGGTGCAGATCGCCGACGACCGGGCGGCCGCGCTGGAGTCGTTGACCAAGGCGATGCCGGGCTGGCTGCGGCAGGGCCTGGGCGCGCATGTGACGGTCGACGGCCGGTACCGGGCGATGCGCGATCCGCTGGCGTACACGGAGTTGCTGTGCGAGCTGCATCCGGTCGGCCCGCCGGAGTGGTGCGCGGATCGGCTGGCGCAGACCGCGGAGCGCACCGGAATCCGGCGGTTCGCGCTGCTGGTGGAGGGCTCCGGGGATCTCGCCGCCACCGAGGAGAACGTCCGGCGGCTGGGCGTCGAGGTGTTGCCGCGGCTGGCGTGA
- a CDS encoding SCO5389 family protein, whose translation MSLDVSPALLEQAERGEVDEAAFVDCVRTSLPYAWGMISSLVDRLEADGGEFADNQTPPPDEQARGQLLRALASDAIRGSLERHFGVRLAFQNCHRVAVFPLDPAADRRLARFTSVRGQLLNQSPELRDC comes from the coding sequence ATGTCGCTCGACGTCTCACCGGCCCTCCTCGAACAGGCCGAGCGGGGCGAGGTCGACGAAGCCGCGTTTGTCGACTGCGTCCGGACGTCCCTGCCCTACGCGTGGGGGATGATCAGCTCACTGGTGGACCGGCTGGAGGCGGACGGCGGCGAGTTCGCCGACAACCAGACGCCGCCGCCGGACGAGCAGGCGCGTGGCCAGCTCCTGCGCGCGCTGGCAAGCGACGCCATCCGCGGCTCGCTGGAGCGTCACTTCGGTGTGCGCCTCGCCTTCCAGAACTGCCACCGGGTCGCGGTGTTCCCGCTCGACCCGGCCGCCGACCGGCGGCTGGCCCGATTCACCTCCGTGCGGGGCCAGTTGCTGAACCAGTCGCCCGAACTCCGCGACTGCTGA
- a CDS encoding ATP/GTP-binding protein, which translates to MSPRRNRQRGAKPADRTERTGAGHYGLEATEEWRGEEWVVRQVGGTGAVKHYRCPGCDQEIPPGVPHVVTWPRHGDVDDRRHWHRTCWNARDRRRARLQRSRNAPRY; encoded by the coding sequence GTGTCTCCGCGCCGAAACCGCCAACGCGGTGCGAAACCCGCCGACCGCACGGAGCGCACGGGGGCCGGCCATTACGGCCTGGAAGCCACCGAGGAGTGGCGCGGGGAGGAGTGGGTGGTCCGCCAGGTCGGCGGCACCGGCGCGGTCAAGCACTACCGCTGCCCCGGCTGCGACCAGGAGATCCCGCCCGGCGTCCCGCACGTCGTCACCTGGCCCCGGCACGGCGACGTCGACGACCGCCGGCACTGGCACCGGACCTGCTGGAACGCACGGGACCGCCGGCGCGCACGGCTCCAGCGGTCCCGGAACGCGCCCCGCTACTGA
- a CDS encoding ABC transporter ATP-binding protein: MIELKGLTKHYGDTVAVDRLTFTVRPGIVTGFLGPNGAGKSTTMRMVLGLDVPTAGSVRIDGKHYRQLKDPLTYVGALLDAKAMHGGRSATNHLLCLAQSNGIPRARVDEVLDLVGLTSVARKRSRGFSLGMGQRLGIAGALLGDPRILMFDEPVNGLDPEGIHWIRNLMKNLASQGRTVFVSSHLMSEMALTAEHLVVIGQGRLLADTSMAEFIQENSRSYVRLRCPERERLLDVLHREGIRSSAGRDGALEVDGVPAERLGELAAAHRLVLHELSPQQASLEEAFMQLTAGAVEYHAHDGRPAGQGGGAPVRPAVPQGAMSGGAAPDGWGADWQQRKRS; this comes from the coding sequence ATGATCGAGCTCAAGGGGCTGACCAAGCACTACGGTGACACGGTCGCGGTGGACCGTCTGACGTTCACCGTGCGGCCCGGGATCGTCACCGGCTTCCTCGGCCCCAACGGGGCGGGGAAGTCCACGACGATGCGGATGGTGCTCGGTCTGGACGTGCCGACGGCGGGCTCGGTGCGGATCGACGGGAAGCACTACCGGCAGTTGAAGGACCCGTTGACGTATGTCGGGGCGCTGTTGGACGCCAAGGCGATGCACGGGGGGCGGAGCGCGACCAACCATCTGCTGTGTCTGGCGCAGAGCAACGGCATTCCGCGGGCGCGGGTCGACGAGGTGTTGGACCTGGTCGGGTTGACGTCGGTGGCGCGGAAGCGGTCGAGGGGCTTTTCGCTGGGGATGGGGCAACGGCTGGGGATCGCGGGGGCGTTGTTGGGCGATCCGCGGATCTTGATGTTCGACGAGCCGGTCAACGGGTTGGATCCGGAGGGCATCCACTGGATCCGCAATCTGATGAAGAACCTGGCGTCCCAGGGGCGGACGGTGTTCGTGTCGTCCCATTTGATGAGCGAAATGGCGCTGACCGCGGAGCACTTGGTGGTGATCGGGCAGGGCCGGTTGTTGGCGGACACGTCGATGGCGGAGTTCATCCAGGAGAACTCGCGGTCGTATGTGCGGCTGCGGTGCCCGGAGCGGGAGCGGTTGTTGGACGTGTTGCACCGGGAGGGCATCCGGTCGTCGGCGGGGCGGGACGGGGCGTTGGAGGTCGACGGGGTGCCGGCGGAGCGGTTGGGGGAGTTGGCGGCCGCGCACCGGTTGGTGTTGCACGAGCTCAGCCCGCAACAGGCTTCGTTGGAGGAGGCGTTCATGCAGCTCACGGCGGGTGCGGTGGAGTATCACGCGCACGACGGTCGGCCGGCCGGGCAGGGCGGCGGGGCGCCGGTGCGGCCGGCGGTGCCGCAGGGGGCGATGTCGGGCGGGGCGGCGCCGGACGGTTGGGGTGCGGACTGGCAGCAGCGGAAGAGGAGTTGA
- a CDS encoding ABC transporter permease — MQLAAVPPQVPQPHPAQPPQPAPNHQAPRGGYVSPIPVRPTHLGHALAAEWTKIRSVRSTMWTLGVLVVLILGIGLLTATALSGHDVNPRIAFGFFGVMLGTLCIIPLGVLVIAAEYGTGMIRTTMTACPSRARVLAAKAIVFFLLAFVITTLAATLVALAMSGMVGGREPTVDEWLRATVGTGLYVSLLGLLALAIGSLLRHSAGAISAMFGVVLLPMLLAVFMLGASSLQWLTKGLINYSVPNSLATLYGIPFLPDGSGPEGWTPLWILTAVAGVALGAAFLVQERRDV, encoded by the coding sequence ATGCAACTCGCCGCCGTACCGCCGCAGGTCCCGCAGCCGCACCCGGCACAGCCGCCGCAGCCCGCCCCCAACCACCAGGCCCCGCGCGGCGGTTACGTCTCCCCCATCCCCGTCCGCCCGACGCACCTGGGCCATGCGCTGGCCGCCGAGTGGACCAAGATCCGCTCGGTGCGGTCGACGATGTGGACGCTCGGCGTGCTGGTCGTGCTGATCCTCGGCATCGGCCTGCTCACCGCCACCGCCCTGTCGGGCCACGACGTCAACCCCCGCATCGCCTTCGGCTTCTTCGGCGTGATGCTGGGGACGCTGTGCATCATCCCGCTCGGCGTCCTGGTGATCGCCGCCGAGTACGGGACGGGGATGATCCGGACCACCATGACCGCCTGCCCGAGCCGGGCCCGGGTGTTGGCCGCCAAGGCGATCGTCTTCTTCCTGCTCGCCTTCGTGATCACGACGCTGGCCGCCACGCTGGTCGCGCTCGCCATGTCCGGCATGGTCGGCGGCCGGGAACCGACGGTTGACGAATGGCTGCGGGCCACGGTCGGCACCGGCCTGTACGTCTCCCTGCTCGGCCTGCTGGCACTGGCGATCGGCTCCCTGCTGCGGCACTCCGCCGGCGCCATCAGCGCCATGTTCGGGGTGGTCCTGCTGCCGATGCTGCTCGCGGTCTTCATGCTCGGCGCGTCGAGCCTGCAGTGGCTCACCAAGGGCCTGATCAACTACTCGGTCCCCAACTCCCTGGCGACCCTGTACGGCATCCCGTTCCTCCCGGACGGCTCCGGCCCGGAGGGGTGGACCCCGCTGTGGATCCTGACCGCGGTCGCCGGCGTCGCCCTGGGCGCCGCCTTCCTCGTCCAGGAACGGCGCGACGTGTAG
- a CDS encoding ATP-binding protein: MDPNTHPGPEEYEEQGGPAGPPAPETAGRPAGSDGLARVVRLVTGPYLVTVNPVDGCEIQPCPPGERPAAPEKRDAQDRAETARAALPPAPTGPLSFAGHAIPLEERDEDIARLIRLLTRGRSVRVTGPAGSGRTRLLDAVAGGVADLAPDGVVRLSGYHRSVADVLYALFAAVYRAPQYRPERPELLRLLGEIGAVVVLDDLDFGGAALDELLDATPECAFLLAATPDVPAPSADAHVEEVFVGGISQAAGARLLERAVDRPLTREEKSWAADLWFESEGLPLRFVQGAALLRQRDRARTAPGALDDGYGLFPEDGTADPERRPEVPLPALGEAAAPAPLLANRLGAAAQEALRFAVALGGELPHQAHLPALTQDTQADAALGELLGCGLISPAGGHYRLAATVQDQLTAAGYAEGAPARAHTAAQHYAWWAGHPSVTPERAAAESGAVLAAMGVLTGSRESGHPAAAVLLARTAAPAFAAALHWSAWERSLRHGQEAARLAGEVAEEAYFHHDLGVLALCSGNVDRARAELEASIGLRGVLSDRDGAVAGRRALALVIDRARAASADAPTALIAPVAATPAPEGADASAGHETAAGLSPDAVSTAKLHAVVRPEGPAPAAAAPGETTATLPAAKAANTVRTPVAVPAAARGVTAKSASAGGGSATGGVRHALRRTGRRNLLAAAGGVLLAAVLGTVVTLGVTSDNTGPQDDKKVTTEQSPTPSDDTGQPARETGTGLPPTGPGTTHPGTPSHRPTTSPSAPGTTGAPTGPGTPTGGPTSGSGSPTGGTTSPTDRPTHPTHTPTDRPTHTPTGKPTDTPTDPTPTGKPTDTPTDPTPSTSGGSTGGSTGGSPSGGSSVVAPSTSTGNGSGTAPSSSGQAASSQEATGQGTPTG; encoded by the coding sequence ATGGACCCGAACACCCACCCGGGGCCCGAAGAGTACGAGGAGCAGGGCGGCCCGGCCGGGCCGCCGGCCCCCGAGACCGCCGGCCGGCCCGCCGGATCCGACGGCCTGGCCCGCGTCGTCCGGCTGGTGACCGGCCCCTACCTGGTCACCGTCAACCCCGTCGACGGCTGCGAGATACAGCCCTGCCCACCCGGTGAGCGGCCCGCCGCGCCGGAGAAGCGCGACGCCCAGGACCGCGCCGAGACGGCCCGCGCCGCGCTGCCCCCGGCGCCCACCGGACCGCTCTCCTTCGCCGGCCACGCGATCCCCCTCGAAGAGCGCGACGAGGACATCGCCCGGCTGATCCGGCTGCTCACCCGCGGCCGCTCGGTCCGCGTCACCGGCCCCGCTGGCTCCGGCCGCACCCGGCTGCTGGACGCCGTCGCGGGCGGCGTCGCCGACCTCGCCCCGGACGGCGTGGTCCGGCTCTCCGGCTACCACCGCAGCGTCGCCGACGTCCTGTACGCGCTGTTCGCCGCCGTCTACCGGGCCCCGCAGTACCGGCCGGAACGGCCCGAACTGCTGCGTCTGCTCGGCGAGATCGGCGCCGTCGTCGTCCTGGACGACCTGGATTTCGGCGGCGCCGCGCTGGACGAGCTGCTCGACGCCACCCCCGAGTGCGCCTTCCTCCTCGCCGCCACCCCCGACGTGCCGGCCCCCAGCGCCGACGCCCACGTCGAGGAGGTCTTCGTCGGAGGGATCAGCCAGGCCGCCGGCGCCCGGCTGCTGGAGCGCGCCGTGGACCGCCCGCTCACCCGGGAAGAGAAGTCCTGGGCCGCCGACCTGTGGTTCGAGTCCGAGGGGCTGCCGCTGCGGTTCGTCCAGGGCGCCGCCCTGCTGCGGCAGCGCGACAGGGCCCGGACCGCGCCCGGCGCCCTCGACGACGGCTACGGCCTCTTCCCCGAGGACGGCACCGCGGACCCGGAGCGGCGCCCCGAGGTCCCGCTGCCGGCCCTCGGCGAGGCCGCCGCGCCCGCCCCGCTGCTCGCCAACCGGCTCGGCGCCGCCGCCCAGGAGGCGCTCCGCTTCGCGGTCGCCCTCGGGGGCGAACTGCCCCACCAGGCACACCTGCCGGCCCTCACCCAGGACACCCAGGCCGACGCCGCCCTCGGCGAGCTGCTCGGCTGCGGCCTGATCAGCCCGGCCGGCGGCCACTACCGCCTCGCGGCCACCGTCCAGGACCAGTTGACCGCCGCCGGCTACGCCGAGGGCGCCCCCGCCCGGGCGCACACCGCCGCCCAGCACTACGCCTGGTGGGCCGGGCACCCCTCGGTCACCCCCGAGCGGGCCGCCGCCGAGTCCGGCGCGGTGCTGGCCGCCATGGGCGTGCTGACCGGCAGCCGGGAGAGCGGCCATCCGGCCGCCGCGGTGCTGCTGGCCCGCACCGCCGCGCCCGCGTTCGCCGCCGCGCTGCACTGGAGCGCCTGGGAGCGCAGTCTGCGGCACGGCCAGGAGGCCGCCCGGCTCGCCGGCGAGGTCGCCGAGGAGGCGTACTTCCACCACGACCTGGGCGTGCTGGCGCTGTGCAGCGGCAACGTCGACCGGGCGCGCGCCGAGCTGGAGGCGTCCATCGGGCTGCGCGGGGTGCTCTCCGACCGGGACGGCGCGGTCGCCGGGCGGCGCGCCCTCGCCCTGGTCATCGACCGCGCCCGGGCCGCCTCCGCGGACGCCCCGACGGCCCTGATCGCCCCCGTCGCCGCGACGCCGGCCCCCGAGGGGGCGGACGCGTCGGCGGGCCACGAGACGGCCGCCGGGTTGTCGCCCGACGCGGTGTCAACGGCCAAGCTGCACGCGGTCGTTCGGCCGGAGGGGCCCGCCCCCGCGGCCGCCGCGCCCGGCGAGACCACCGCCACCCTGCCGGCCGCCAAGGCCGCCAACACGGTGCGGACCCCCGTGGCGGTCCCGGCCGCGGCGAGGGGCGTGACCGCCAAGTCCGCATCGGCCGGCGGCGGTTCGGCCACCGGCGGCGTCCGGCACGCCCTGCGCCGCACCGGCCGCCGCAACCTCCTCGCCGCCGCCGGCGGAGTGCTGCTGGCCGCGGTGCTCGGCACCGTCGTCACCCTCGGTGTGACCTCCGACAACACCGGCCCGCAGGACGACAAGAAGGTCACCACCGAGCAGTCCCCGACCCCGAGCGACGACACCGGGCAGCCGGCCCGGGAGACCGGCACCGGCCTGCCGCCCACCGGCCCCGGCACCACCCACCCCGGCACCCCGAGCCACCGACCGACCACCTCGCCGTCCGCCCCCGGCACCACCGGCGCCCCCACCGGCCCCGGCACCCCCACCGGCGGACCGACCTCCGGCAGCGGCTCCCCGACCGGCGGCACCACGTCCCCCACCGACCGCCCGACCCACCCCACGCACACCCCCACCGACCGTCCCACCCACACCCCGACCGGGAAGCCGACCGACACCCCGACCGACCCCACCCCGACGGGGAAGCCGACCGACACCCCGACCGACCCGACCCCGTCGACGTCCGGCGGCTCCACGGGCGGCTCTACGGGCGGCAGCCCCTCCGGCGGCAGCTCCGTGGTGGCGCCGTCCACCAGTACCGGGAACGGCTCCGGCACCGCACCGTCGTCATCCGGCCAGGCGGCTTCCAGCCAGGAGGCCACCGGGCAGGGCACCCCGACCGGCTGA
- a CDS encoding STAS domain-containing protein: protein MYIRGDHAELVVGGRLDVRSAADARTALHAAVDAGRGDLVLDLAELDSWDATGLGVIMGAHRRAGRNNRRLVLRGVPPQMQRLLVATRLHRVLAIEGGIEAESLPRV, encoded by the coding sequence ATGTACATCAGGGGCGACCACGCCGAGCTGGTCGTCGGGGGCCGCCTCGACGTCCGCAGCGCGGCGGACGCCCGTACGGCCCTGCACGCCGCCGTGGACGCCGGTCGGGGTGATCTGGTGCTGGATCTCGCCGAGTTGGACTCGTGGGACGCCACCGGCCTCGGAGTGATCATGGGTGCGCACCGGCGGGCCGGCCGCAACAACCGCCGGCTCGTCCTGCGCGGGGTGCCGCCGCAGATGCAGCGGCTCCTGGTCGCCACCCGGCTCCACCGCGTCCTCGCGATCGAGGGCGGGATCGAGGCGGAGTCGCTTCCCCGGGTGTGA
- a CDS encoding 3-hydroxyacyl-CoA dehydrogenase family protein, whose amino-acid sequence MAKKLAVIGAGLMGSGIAQVSAQAGWDVVLRDVTDEALARGKGGIAASYEKFVAKGKLTASDAEQALARISTTTDLDAVADADLVVEAVFEKIEVKREIFQTLDKLAKDEAVLASNTSAIPITKIAAATSRPERVVGTHFFSPVPLMQLCELVRGYKTSDETLAAAREFAESVGKTCVVVNRDVAGFVTTRLISALVVEAAKLYESGVATAEDIDTACKLGFGHAMGPLATADLTGVDILLHATENIYTESQDEKFAPPELMRRMVDAGDIGRKSGQGFYAH is encoded by the coding sequence GTGGCAAAGAAGCTGGCCGTCATCGGCGCCGGACTGATGGGTTCCGGTATCGCGCAGGTCTCGGCCCAGGCGGGTTGGGACGTCGTCCTGCGCGACGTCACCGACGAGGCGCTGGCGCGCGGAAAGGGCGGCATCGCCGCCTCCTACGAGAAGTTCGTCGCCAAGGGGAAGTTGACGGCGTCCGACGCCGAGCAGGCGTTGGCCCGGATCTCCACCACCACCGACCTGGACGCGGTCGCCGACGCGGACCTCGTGGTGGAGGCGGTCTTCGAGAAGATCGAGGTCAAGCGGGAGATCTTCCAGACGCTGGACAAGTTGGCCAAGGACGAGGCGGTGTTGGCCTCCAACACCTCGGCGATCCCGATCACCAAGATCGCCGCGGCCACCTCGCGGCCCGAGCGGGTGGTCGGCACGCACTTCTTCTCGCCGGTGCCGCTGATGCAGCTCTGCGAGCTGGTGCGCGGCTACAAGACCAGCGACGAAACCCTCGCCGCCGCACGGGAGTTCGCCGAGTCCGTCGGCAAGACCTGCGTCGTGGTCAACCGCGATGTGGCCGGCTTCGTCACCACCCGGCTGATCTCGGCGCTGGTCGTCGAGGCCGCCAAGCTCTACGAGTCCGGGGTGGCCACCGCCGAGGACATCGACACCGCCTGCAAGTTGGGCTTCGGGCACGCGATGGGCCCGCTGGCCACCGCCGACCTGACCGGCGTCGACATCCTGCTGCACGCCACCGAGAACATCTACACCGAGTCGCAGGACGAGAAGTTCGCCCCGCCGGAGCTCATGCGCCGCATGGTCGACGCCGGTGACATCGGCCGCAAGAGCGGCCAGGGGTTCTACGCACACTGA